One Pyrofollis japonicus DNA window includes the following coding sequences:
- a CDS encoding type II/IV secretion system ATPase subunit, producing MKTEEGLSSYLKPIRCTLNLRKIIDEHRVCGVVKIQIGITDDSEIVYCVNEPLINELESDNTIRDSVLRFIDALFSENIDPDSLTNKEVISKITQEYNINSEIILRNFTKIIYFIRKILSGYGKLYPLTRDKYVEEIVVNRPNSHIMVFYWPKNLGWIRTNIFLNAVELDNIVIRLSRLAGRELSIAHPYVEAPLPDGNRIAATFSSEVSRFGSSLVIRRHREEPLTPVDIVKMGMMSSLYIAYLWLLIRYHGSIIIAGPTASGKTTLLQALLLLIPPYERVITIEDTPELNLSHHDNWDSLVTRDIHITDRDEEIDMLALTKFALRRRPDFFVIGEVRGEEARVLVHAAASGHGALTTLHADSAYSVIQRLKASPIKIGESFLQLIWSIIVLRRLKIPGKGEVRRVVEIHEVIPHNNRIVLKKIASLDIGEDRLLPEDPEELFNNSYRLKTLINYFLKDKNTLINELLSMKSFIDQCDNCNFNQFIKNIKKYYMKEKLSHIY from the coding sequence TTGAAAACAGAAGAAGGCCTTAGTTCATATCTCAAGCCTATACGTTGTACACTTAATCTTAGAAAGATTATTGACGAACACCGCGTTTGCGGTGTTGTAAAGATACAAATAGGAATTACCGACGACAGCGAGATAGTATATTGCGTTAATGAGCCTCTCATAAACGAGCTAGAATCTGATAATACGATTAGGGATAGCGTACTGCGATTTATAGATGCCCTTTTCTCTGAGAACATTGATCCTGATTCATTAACAAATAAAGAGGTAATAAGCAAAATCACTCAAGAATATAATATTAATTCGGAAATAATATTAAGAAATTTTACTAAAATAATATATTTTATTCGAAAAATACTCAGTGGCTATGGTAAGCTTTATCCACTAACTAGGGACAAGTACGTCGAGGAAATAGTTGTTAATAGGCCTAACTCCCATATAATGGTGTTTTACTGGCCAAAAAATCTTGGCTGGATACGTACAAACATTTTCCTTAATGCTGTTGAACTAGATAATATAGTCATAAGACTTTCACGGTTAGCTGGAAGAGAACTAAGTATAGCACATCCCTATGTTGAGGCGCCGCTGCCTGATGGTAACAGAATAGCTGCAACATTCTCCAGCGAGGTATCAAGATTCGGGTCGTCATTAGTTATACGTAGACATAGAGAAGAGCCCTTGACTCCGGTAGATATTGTAAAGATGGGAATGATGTCCTCACTTTACATAGCTTATTTATGGCTACTGATACGCTACCATGGAAGTATTATAATAGCAGGTCCAACCGCCTCAGGAAAAACAACACTACTGCAAGCGCTCTTACTCCTTATTCCACCTTACGAGAGAGTCATAACGATAGAAGATACACCTGAATTAAATTTAAGCCATCACGATAACTGGGACAGCCTTGTAACCAGAGACATTCATATCACAGATAGAGACGAGGAAATAGACATGCTCGCACTCACAAAATTTGCTCTACGTAGGCGGCCCGACTTTTTCGTAATAGGAGAAGTAAGAGGTGAAGAAGCACGTGTACTAGTACACGCTGCAGCTAGCGGACATGGTGCACTCACGACACTTCATGCCGATAGTGCGTACTCGGTTATTCAAAGGCTCAAAGCAAGTCCAATAAAGATAGGGGAAAGTTTTCTCCAGCTAATATGGAGCATTATAGTCCTACGTCGGCTCAAAATACCAGGTAAGGGAGAAGTTAGAAGAGTAGTAGAGATACACGAAGTCATACCCCATAATAATCGCATAGTTCTTAAGAAAATAGCAAGTCTCGACATAGGTGAGGATAGACTCCTTCCCGAAGATCCAGAAGAACTCTTTAATAATAGCTATAGACTAAAAACGTTAATAAACTATTTTCTAAAAGATAAGAATACTTTAATAAATGAACTATTATCTATGAAATCCTTTATAGATCAATGCGATAATTGTAATTTTAATCAATTTATTAAGAATATTAAGAAATACTATATGAAAGAGAAATTATCTCATATATATTGA